From Plasmodium chabaudi chabaudi strain AS genome assembly, chromosome: 12, the proteins below share one genomic window:
- a CDS encoding CPW-WPC family protein (pfam_scan;Pfam:PF09717.6; E()=3.8E-14;score=53.3;query 425-481;description=CPW_WPC;~pfam_scan;Pfam:PF09717.6; E()=6.7E-16;score=58.9;query 304-360;description=CPW_WPC;~pfam_scan;Pfam:PF09717.6; E()=3.5E-13;score=50.2;query 180-239;description=CPW_WPC;~pfam_scan;Pfam:PF09717.6; E()=2.1E-14;score=54.1;query 242-301;description=CPW_WPC;~pfam_scan;Pfam:PF09717.6; E()=1.5E-14;score=54.5;query 364-422;description=CPW_WPC;~iprscan;InterPro:IPR006387 : Plasmodium falciparum CPW-WPC;Pfam:PF09717; score=4.3E-13;query 180-239;description=CPW-WPC domain;~iprscan;InterPro:IPR006387 : Plasmodium falciparum CPW-WPC;Pfam:PF09717; score=8.2E-16;query 304-360;description=CPW-WPC domain;~iprscan;InterPro:IPR006387 : Plasmodium falciparum CPW-WPC;SMART:SM01099; score=2.6E-14;query 180-240;description=CPW-WPC domain;~iprscan;InterPro:IPR006387 : Plasmodium falciparum CPW-WPC;SMART:SM01099; score=1.6E-18;query 425-482;description=CPW-WPC domain;~iprscan;InterPro:IPR006387 : Plasmodium falciparum CPW-WPC;Pfam:PF09717; score=1.9E-14;query 364-422;description=CPW-WPC domain;~iprscan;InterPro:IPR006387 : Plasmodium falciparum CPW-WPC;SMART:SM01099; score=1.1E-20;query 364-423;description=CPW-WPC domain;~iprscan;InterPro:IPR006387 : Plasmodium falciparum CPW-WPC;Pfam:PF09717; score=2.6E-14;query 242-301;description=CPW-WPC domain;~iprscan;InterPro:IPR006387 : Plasmodium falciparum CPW-WPC;SMART:SM01099; score=3.0E-23;query 304-362;description=CPW-WPC domain;~iprscan;InterPro:IPR006387 : Plasmodium falciparum CPW-WPC;TIGR_TIGRFAMS:TIGR01492; score=4.2E-15;query 364-421;description=CPW-WPC domain;~iprscan;InterPro:IPR006387 : Plasmodium falciparum CPW-WPC;TIGR_TIGRFAMS:TIGR01492; score=3.4E-15;query 424-482;description=CPW-WPC domain;~iprscan;InterPro:IPR006387 : Plasmodium falciparum CPW-WPC;TIGR_TIGRFAMS:TIGR01492; score=2.4E-17;query 303-362;description=CPW-WPC domain;~iprscan;InterPro:IPR006387 : Plasmodium falciparum CPW-WPC;SMART:SM01099; score=3.1E-19;query 242-302;description=CPW-WPC domain;~iprscan;InterPro:IPR006387 : Plasmodium falciparum CPW-WPC;TIGR_TIGRFAMS:TIGR01492; score=1.3E-18;query 241-302;description=CPW-WPC domain;~iprscan;InterPro:IPR006387 : Plasmodium falciparum CPW-WPC;Pfam:PF09717; score=4.7E-14;query 425-480;description=CPW-WPC domain;~iprscan;InterPro:IPR006387 : Plasmodium falciparum CPW-WPC;TIGR_TIGRFAMS:TIGR01492; score=5.1E-15;query 180-240;description=CPW-WPC domain) produces the protein MMKYSFIIPICFCFVFLNCSGNLTIENENRTKEKKIAKYNYGNLKKKINIEDDEKNSTVAASENKEKENNTIDEEYPNKEYKKCMDMVEKQFNDKEIGENQAIKDDLTKLCLTKKIEDEENNKKRILQKNEKDTEEMSKHKKLTDIEQNMKEIISQLGLSNKIEISYTTLNELLSELKTCSRNYRKKCPLNWKLSESNNEYCYAPDSYIGPCEKYISNDIDIGEKKQIEKKCLLFWECEKNCIQDFEHSICPLDWVLSDEEYCISPDNYKGSCLNKIKFIDMPNKEKSIYSNLCDIKWPCKEKCEHDYFDLCPDGWIETNDGYCLATNYNGTCQRKMNFKNLDKAMKQIYEQKCQFNYPCINSCEKNYDDLCPKSWTIFNENECAPSKYYNGNCKENYIFKNKNIEEKKNFEKLCNVSYPCLKKCQRDYSYNCPMGWKETLSFCLAPTYYKYDCNKMIKKNMNENEKKEISKNCNVFWPCSNYEIILKKLIYNNISNEDYLSIVNGPVDNTTGAIIDV, from the coding sequence atgatgaaatattcttttataataCCTATTTGTTTTTGCTTTGTTTTTCTAAATTGTTCAGGAAATTTAACaattgaaaatgaaaatagaacaaaagaaaaaaaaatcgcgaaatataattatgggaatttaaaaaaaaaaattaatatagaggatgatgaaaaaaacagcACCGTTGCTGCGTCTGAAAATaaggaaaaagaaaataatacaatcgATGAAGAATACCCAAacaaagaatataaaaaatgtatggaTATGGTtgaaaaacaatttaatgATAAAGAAATTGGTGAAAATCAAGCGATAAAAGACGATCTAACCAAATTGTGTttaacgaaaaaaattgaagatgaagaaaataataaaaaaagaatcctacaaaaaaatgaaaaagatacTGAAGAAATGAGTAAACATAAAAAGTTAACAGATATCgaacaaaatatgaaagaAATTATATCACAACTGGGCTTATCGAACAAAATTGAAATTTCGTATACAACcttaaatgaattattatctGAATTAAAAACGTGTTCAAGaaattatagaaaaaaatgccCATTAAATTGGAAATTAAGTGAAagtaataatgaatattgtTATGCGCCTGATTCATATATTGGTCCatgtgaaaaatatataagtaatGATATTGATATaggtgaaaaaaaacagatagaaaaaaaatgtttattattttgggaatgcgaaaaaaattgtattcaAGATTTTGAACATTCAATATGCCCATTAGATTGGGTATTATCAGATGAAGAATATTGTATATCACCCGATAACTATAAAGGAAgttgtttaaataaaataaaatttatagatatgccaaataaagaaaagtctatatattcaaatttatGTGATATAAAATGGCCatgtaaagaaaaatgCGAACatgattattttgatttatgTCCAGACGGATGGATTGAAACAAATGATGGTTATTGTTTAGcaacaaattataatggAACTTGTCAAAGAAAAATGaactttaaaaatttagataaagcaatgaaacaaatatatgagCAAAAATGTCAATTTAATTATCCATGCATTAATTcatgtgaaaaaaattatgatgatTTATGTCCCAAATCATGgacaatttttaatgagAATGAATGTGCACCatcaaaatattacaaTGGAAATtgtaaagaaaattatatatttaaaaataaaaatatagaagaaaagaaaaatttcgaaaaattatgtaatgTATCTTATccatgtttaaaaaaatgtcaaagagattattcatataactGTCCAATGGGATGGAAGGAAACTCTAAGCTTTTGTCTAGCTCCCacttattataaatatgattgtaataaaatgataaaaaaaaatatgaatgaaaacgaaaaaaaagaaattagtaaaaattgtaatgtCTTTTGGCCATGTTCAAAttatgaaattattttaaaaaagttaattTACAATAACATTTCAAATGAGGATTATCTATCTATTGTCAACGGCCCTGTTGATAATACAACAGGAGCAATAATTGATGTgtaa
- a CDS encoding protein transport protein SEC22, putative (term=annotation;date=20150716;qualifier=removed_product=SNARE protein, putative;qualifier=added_product=protein transport protein sec22, putative;qualifier=added_gene_name=sec22;qualifier=added_literature=pmid:17240462;qualifier=added_literature=pmid:19617396;qualifier=added_GO:0031201;qualifier=added_GO:0030134;qualifier=added_GO:0016021;qualifier=added_GO:0006783;qualifier=added_GO:0005794;qualifier=added_GO:0005484;qualifier=added_GO:0006888;curatorName=ucb@sanger.ac.uk;~;query 218-221; ~;query 198-217; ~;query 1-197; ~tmhmm; query 1-222; ~pfam_scan;Pfam:PF00957.17; E()=2.2E-15;score=56.1;query 139-216;description=Synaptobrevin;~pfam_scan;Pfam:PF13774.2; E()=2.8E-14;score=52.8;query 33-122;description=Longin;~iprscan;InterPro:IPR010908 : Longin;Pfam:PF13774; score=1.4E-14;query 33-121;description=Longin domain;~iprscan;InterPro:IPR010908 : Longin;SMART:SM01270; score=3.5E-21;query 31-123;description=Longin domain;~iprscan;InterPro:IPR010908 : Longin;Prosite:PS50859; score=20.449;query 6-124;description=Longin domain;~iprscan;InterPro:IPR001388 : Synaptobrevin;Prosite:PS50892; score=13.502;query 139-199;description=Synaptobrevin;~iprscan;InterPro:IPR001388 : Synaptobrevin;Pfam:PF00957; score=5.3E-15;query 139-216;description=Synaptobrevin;~iprscan;Superfamily:SSF58038; score=7.85E-13;query 134-198;description=null;~iprscan;InterPro:IPR011012 : Longin-like;Superfamily:SSF64356; score=3.02E-23;query 2-131;description=Longin-like domain superfamily) yields the protein MCDAVLLCRVSDGLTLVETNSETKNMSHKFELKKLCKKLETFPKLSTIASNQFNYHFLIDNGIAYIAVFPLSYPKKLAFLFLNDICKQFNEELMIQYGTHSIDYRSIIETIEKPYSFIKFDRKIAKIKQEYKDPRSNVAIKKLNESLNEVSSIMRRNIDDILLRGENLEDVGRKAFNLKYESEKFKKASRILSLRYTMYQYGIVVCVIFFFFFIIVFKNYF from the exons atgTGTGATGCAGTGCTACTTTGTAGAGTTAGTGATGGACTGACTTTAGTGGAAACAAACAGTGagacaaaaaatatgtctcataaatttgaattaaaaaagttatgtaaaaaattagaaacATTTCCTAAATTATCAACTATAGCATCAAATCAATTTAATTATCa ttttttaATCGACAATGGAATAGCATATATAGCAGTTTTTCCTTTATCCTATCCCAAAAAACTagcctttttatttttgaatgaTATTTGTAAACAATTTAATGAAg aattGATGATACAATATGGAACACATTCAATAGATTATAGATCAATAATTGAAACTATAGAAAAACcatattcttttataaaattcg ATAGAAAAAttgcaaaaataaaacaagaaTATAAAGATCCGCGATCTAATGTcgcaataaaaaaattaaatgaaagtTTAAATGAAGTTAGTAGCATCATGAGAAGAAATATAGACGATATACTTTTGAGAGGGGAAAATTTAGAag atGTTGGAAGAAAGGCCTTCAATTTGAAATACGAGTCCGAAAAG tttAAAAAAGCCTCAAGGATTTTAAGCTTAAGATATACTATGTATCAATATGGAATTGTGGTTtgtgtaatttttttttttttttttattatagtttttaaaaattatttttaa
- a CDS encoding protein phosphatase inhibitor 2, putative (term=annotation;date=20130711;qualifier=removed_product=conserved Plasmodium protein, unknown function;qualifier=added_product=protein phosphatase inhibitor 2, putative;qualifier=added_literature=pmid:23837822;curatorName=ucb@sanger.ac.uk;~;query 115-115;GPI_cleavage_site_score=0.344;~pfam_scan;Pfam:PF04979.10; E()=1.9E-12;score=47.9;query 15-120;description=IPP-2;~iprscan;InterPro:IPR007062 : Protein phosphatase inhibitor 2 (IPP-2);Pfam:PF04979; score=2.6E-12;query 15-120;description=Protein phosphatase inhibitor 2 (IPP-2)), translated as MKKKINKTAAKKTISWDEVTINEQDKERGSRMKILEPNTPFNFIVMDSASEDETSKIGESKTNAEGQDNIADDLINKLNQLVEKQDSKGVSNIDFKEKRKKHYNEYKILQKLRKSGTFDEIGEEYKLEYNDSNDDNNNAQDTEE; from the exons atgaaaaaaaaaatcaataaaACTGCAGc GAAAAAAACTATATCATGGGATGAAGTGACAATAAATGAACAAGACAAGGAAAGGGGCTCACGGATGAAAATTTTGGAGCCAAACACCCcgtttaattttattgtaaTG gaTAGCGCATCAGAAGATGAAACTTCGAAAATTGGTGAATCTAAAACAAATGCCGAAGGACAA GATAATATTGCGGATGatctaataaataaactaaACCAATTAGTGGAAAAACAAGACAGTAAAGGTGTATCCAATATAGACTTTAaggaaaaaagaaaaaagcaTTATAACGAATATAAGATACTGCAAAAGTTGAG GAAATCGGGCACATTTGATGAAATTGGtgaagaatataaattagAATATAATGACTCgaatgatgataataataatgctcAAGATACCGaagaataa
- a CDS encoding T-complex protein 1 subunit epsilon, putative (term=annotation;date=20150125;qualifier=removed_product=T-complex protein 1 epsilon subunit, putative;qualifier=added_product=t-complex protein 1 subunit epsilon, putative;qualifier=added_literature=pmid:25615740;qualifier=added_gene_name=cct5;curatorName=ucb@sanger.ac.uk;~term=annotation;date=20170110;qualifier=added_literature=PMID:28067475;qualifier=added_GO:0005829;qualifier=added_GO:0005832;curatorName=ucb@sanger.ac.uk;~;query 513-513;GPI_cleavage_site_score=0.12900001;~pfam_scan;Pfam:PF00118.20; E()=2.2E-154;score=514.6;query 39-530;description=Cpn60_TCP1;~iprscan;InterPro:IPR017998 : Chaperone, tailless complex polypeptide 1;PRINTS:PR00304; score=5.9E-30;query 413-425;description=Chaperone tailless complex polypeptide 1 (TCP-1);~iprscan;InterPro:IPR017998 : Chaperone, tailless complex polypeptide 1;PRINTS:PR00304; score=5.9E-30;query 63-81;description=Chaperone tailless complex polypeptide 1 (TCP-1);~iprscan;InterPro:IPR017998 : Chaperone, tailless complex polypeptide 1;PRINTS:PR00304; score=5.9E-30;query 41-57;description=Chaperone tailless complex polypeptide 1 (TCP-1);~iprscan;InterPro:IPR017998 : Chaperone, tailless complex polypeptide 1;PRINTS:PR00304; score=5.9E-30;query 93-112;description=Chaperone tailless complex polypeptide 1 (TCP-1);~iprscan;InterPro:IPR017998 : Chaperone, tailless complex polypeptide 1;PRINTS:PR00304; score=5.9E-30;query 379-401;description=Chaperone tailless complex polypeptide 1 (TCP-1);~iprscan;InterPro:IPR027410 : TCP-1-like chaperonin intermediate domain superfamily;Superfamily:SSF54849; score=1.16E-29;query 154-411;description=TCP-1-like chaperonin intermediate domain superfamily;~iprscan;InterPro:IPR027409 : GroEL-like apical domain;Superfamily:SSF52029; score=1.26E-50;query 216-384;description=GroEL-like apical domain superfamily;~iprscan;InterPro:IPR012718 : T-complex protein 1, epsilon subunit;TIGR_TIGRFAMS:TIGR02343; score=4.8E-237;query 3-531;description=T-complex protein 1, epsilon subunit;~iprscan;InterPro:IPR002423 : Chaperonin Cpn60/TCP-1;Pfam:PF00118; score=2.3E-154;query 39-530;description=Chaperonin Cpn60/TCP-1 family;~iprscan;InterPro:IPR027413 : GroEL-like equatorial domain superfamily;Superfamily:SSF48592; score=1.26E-81;query 20-530;description=GroEL-like equatorial domain superfamily;~iprscan;InterPro:IPR002194 : Chaperonin TCP-1;Prosite:PS00995; score=1.0;query 93-101;description=Chaperonin TCP-1, conserved site), whose translation MNIAIDEYGQPFVILREEEKKRIKGIEAHKSNILAAKVVADILKSSIGPRGMDKIIVSEDNNVTVTNDGATILEKIDVQHECAKLLVELSKSQDNEIGDGTTGVVIIAGFLLEEAYALIDKGIHPLRIADGFENACNIALKAIEDIAITVDIEKNDHEILKKLSNTSLSSKIVSSKKDLLSNIVVDAVLSVADMKRKDVRFDLIKIEGKPGGLLEESSLIKGIVLNKEISHSQMCKEVKNAKIAILTCPFEPPKPKIKHKLNITNAEAYRDLQAIEKKYFYDMVDALKKAGANFVICQWGFDDEANYLLLKENIPAIRWVGGVEMELIAIATGGKIIPRFEDIHESKLGRADLIREISHGTVNNPMVYIEGCSNTKAITILLRGGNQMMIDECERSVHDALCSVRNLIRDNRILPGGGASEIYAALEIEKVADTCKGIEQYAIRAFGNALLSIPINLCNNMGLNSIDIISEIKTKIIQEKKKNLGIDSLNYKIGDMIEEGIFETFNSKYNQISLATQVVKMILKIDDVITPNEFN comes from the coding sequence atgaatatagcTATAGATGAATACGGTCAGCCATTTGTGATATTGAgggaagaagaaaaaaaaagaattaaagGTATCGAGGCACATAAAAGTAATATATTGGCAGCTAAAGTAGTGGCTGATATATTGAAAAGCTCGATAGGGCCACGAGGAATggataaaataattgtaaGTGAAGATAATAATGTTACAGTAACAAATGATGGTGCGACcatattagaaaaaatagatgTTCAACATGAGTGTGCAAAATTATTAGTTGAATTATCAAAGAGTCAAGATAATGAAATTGGAGATGGAACAACTGGTGTTGTTATTATAGCAGGATTTTTATTAGAAGAAGCATATGCATTAATTGATAAAGGAATACATCCCCTTAGAATTGCTGATGGGTTTGAAAATGCTTGTAATATAGCTTTAAAGGCAATTGAAGATATTGCAATAACTGTagatattgaaaaaaatgatcatgaaatattaaaaaaactatcTAATACTTCATTAAGCTCAAAAATTGTATCAAGTAAAAAGGATTTACTTTCAAATATTGTTGTAGATGCTGTTTTATCAGTTGCTGAtatgaaaagaaaagatGTAAGATttgatttaataaaaatcgaAGGAAAACCTGGAGGCTTATTAGAAGAATCATCATTAATAAAAGGTAtagttttaaataaagaaatatcaCATTCTCAAATGTGCAAAGaagtaaaaaatgcaaaaatagctattttAACATGCCCATTTGAACCCCCAAAACCTAAAATTaaacataaattaaatataacaaatgcAGAAGCATATAGAGATTTACAAGccattgaaaaaaaatatttttatgatatgGTTGatgcattaaaaaaagcaggggctaattttgttatatgTCAATGGGGTTTTGATGATGAAGCAaactatttattattaaaagaaaatataccAGCTATAAGATGGGTAGGTGGTGTTGAAATGGAATTAATAGCTATAGCTACTGGTGGTAAAATAATACCAAGATTTGAAGATATACATGAATCAAAATTAGGACGTGCTGATTTAATAAGAGAAATTAGTCATGGAACTGTAAATAATCCCATGGTATATATTGAAGGTTGCTCTAACACAAAAGCTATTACTATCCTTTTAAGAGGAGGTAATCAAATGATGATAGACGAATGTGAAAGAAGTGTACATGATGCCTTGTGTTCTGTTCGTAATTTAATAAGAGATAATAGAATATTACCAGGAGGAGGAGCAAGCGAAATTTATGCAGCTTTAGAAATCGAAAAAGTTGCTGATACATGTAAAGGAATTGAGCAATATGCTATTAGAGCTTTTGGAAATGCTTTATTATCTATACCCATTAATTTATGCAATAATATGGGATTAAATAGTATTGATATTATTTCagaaattaaaacaaaaattattcaagaaaaaaaaaaaaatctagGTATTGATAGtttgaattataaaattggaGATATGATAGAAGAAGGAATATTTGAGACTtttaattcaaaatataatcaaaTATCTTTGGCTACACAAGTGGTAAAGATGATACTAAAAATCGATGATGTAATTACACCTAATGAATTCAACTAA